The Hippocampus zosterae strain Florida chromosome 20, ASM2543408v3, whole genome shotgun sequence nucleotide sequence GTGGCGCAGAAGCACCATCCAGGTTGCAAAGGGCTcgtgattttttaattttttcctgaCGGATCTCATCTTTCCTCTCTTTTGTGTGTTGCAGCCGACGTCTCAGCAGGACCAGTCGCCGGCAAGGCCACACCAGACGGTAAAAGTTGGACTCTTACTAGTAGTAGAAGTAGTTTGAGTGTCCTGCATTTCCCTTACTGATTGACATCAAAGAGTTTGACTTTCAAGTCTTTTGACGTGAGCCGTGCAAGCGATTTAGTTAAAGCCGGCGGAATTAACGGCGTCTTTTGCCTTCCCTTCAGCCGGGGAGAGCATCCGGGCgagggcggaggcggcggcggcccacAGAAGGCTGAGCCGGAACCGCAGGAACATCAGCTGGTACAAGCAGCACTCGGATTTCTGGAGCTGGTACAAGTACTTCACCGACAACGGCAACCAGGAGGCGGTGAGTCgatgaaccccccccacccacccaccccctgaAATGATCCAAAGTAAGGTGACATTGCAactactgtattggcccgaatgtaagaaggtgtttttttttgcattgaaatgtggcgtcttatattcgggatccagacgttatacccattcgcGACGCTAGGTGGCGCCAGACATCATTgacgcgaatgctgaacttgactccccacgCCAAAGTGAACCCATGTCACGaagaagacaaataaaaatagtggtagcacgaagaagaaaaataaaaaataccagtAAGAAAGaaacgagaagaaaataatagaagagctaacagaaaatggagacgcatagcgacaatctggagaaaatttacgtttcaaaaaccagaagccattcatttacgaatgtgattgcattggagtttacatatttaaatgttcagatattaagatttgaatgaggctaaATAAGATGCTTTTTCtcccaaatatattgttagaatcattagtttcagatgtactgtaattattttctgtataaaaaattaatttggtgttcaaaaagtcttttttcaaacttgagtgttgaaaaagagggggtcttcttataatcagggccgtcttatattcagccCAAGACGGTAAATGGAAACTCGGCCCCCTTCAGGTTCAGGAGCTGGACCGCATCTACCTAACCTACCTCCAGAACAAGAACCGCGCCGAAGGCCGTCGCTCTTACAAAGCCTACCTGCGCCACCTGGGTGAGATCTACAAGTCCTGCGCCGACTCGGATGACCCCAACTGCGTGGCATCCTACACCAGTAGGGCCAAGCCTGAGCCCCCCAAGCCGGCGCCGGTCAAAACCTGTGACCCCACCAAGGACGCCTACTGCCTGTACGCCGCCTTGGTGGCTCGGAAGAGTCCCTACATGCCACTGGTGCTGCCTGCCCAGGCCCCGGCTCCGGTGAAGTCCCCCGCCCCTCTTTTTGTACGACCTGCCGCCGCAGCCAAAGAACCTCAGTCGGGTTACTACTACTATGCACCGTCGTCAGTTTCTTTCCTCTCCAAGGTATGACATCTCACCGCCTTTACAGTGTTTTCCAACCGTCATGGAGCGAAGGCCCAGTGGAGTCCAAGTGTTTCTCGTTTTCAGGAGCAGAAGGCGGAGCTGCTGCGCGTCTGCGGGGCAGAGGACGTTGAGTGTTTGCAGTACCACCTGAGGGCCGCCTACGGCTACCCGCCCACCGGCGGGAGCTCACCGGCTTACGCCCACCTGGGCTGTGACCCGACAGTGGACCCCACCTGCAAGCCTCAGAAGGCCTCGTCTGGGCTCTACCAGTACCCCAACTGTGACCCGCTCAGGGACCCATACTGCGCCTACCTTGCCTCCCCGATGGTGAGTTTTAATGTACTTGAAATGTCCTGTCAAGTAaccaagtatttgtacttggttGGCAAAATTCCCATGTAATCAGCATTTTTCCTTCCAGGCTCCCCGAGTGACCAACCCCCCTTCTGGCTCGGGATCCTGCAACCCCATCTTTGAGGACGGTTGCAACCCCCTCACCGCCACCAAATTCGTCACACCTCAAGAGGCATACAAAACGGAGCCGAGCGAGGAAGCGGCCGCCATCCGGGTTCCCCCTCCCGCCGCCGACCACTACAGCGACCCCTATGGCATGTATAGAGATGCTAACGCTAATGCTAACAGGGTGACTGACCCTTACGCCACGTACCGCCAGGCTAGCGCCCCGGCCGCGCCGCCCGCCGATGATCAGTACGCAGTGCTGCGGCGCTTCATGGCACAGGCGCAGGGCAGCGACCCATATGCGCCCCGCATGGAGTCGATGCCCGAGTCCAACCCCAATGATCCCTTCTCTGCCATGAGAGACACCGCCTCCGCTACCATGCACCGCCACAGTGCCCGTCAACACTACCTGTTCTCACCCCCAACTTACGAGGAGCCTACCAGGGAGGAGCGCCATCCTCTGGGCCCGCCAGGAAAAACCAAAGAGGGCTACGACTGCTTCATCGGGTATGACCGCGATTGCTTCCCGCTGCAGCCGGCCGAGCCCCGATCCAGCGCCCACCGCCGCATCCCTCATCCCGCCGAGGCCTATGAGCCCCACCTGAAAGCCGACGGCACCCGCGACGGCGTCCTGGAGCCGCCGAACCCGCACTGCGATCCAGAGTTTGACCGCGACTGCCGCCTGCGCCGCCGCGAACCCGAGCAGCCCCGCCACGAGGACCCCAAGGCCCAACCGGAGGTGCCGGAACAGGACCCTTACGAGGCCGAGCCCTACCAAAGCGGCCAGGAGGAGCCTCACGTGTCCAACGTGCCGACGCCCCCTCAGGGAATGCCCAGCCTACAGGACATACTGAGGAGCTACGGCGACCACTTCTCCGAGCAGGAAGACTACCGCAAGAAGTAAAGTCCAGACACATGCCAGCTTGTTGGTGCACAAATGCCCTCAAAGCTTTCCATCTCACCAGACCCCCACGCGATGCCAGTCCATGGACACAATGAACACGAAAGCATCCTAAGGTCATTCGCTTTTGATTTGGGGCGCTCGGGTATCACTCGCAAGACCTCAGTCCTCCTCCAATCAATACATTGTGACTTGCCAATGCTCTGCTTGGCTTCGCCATCTCGCCACTGACAACTtctgtaaagttttttttctccctgcttTGGAATGTTCGAATAAAAAGCTCTTGAAAGCTGTCTTTTTTTAGCCATTTTTCATTCCTCAGTAACATTTTGTCATACACATATTTTGCGCACTTTGCAAAGCCATAATGGTGATGTtggacatttcaaaataattttagtCAATTTTTGAGAACTGGATTTTTCCAAATAGGTTGTGcttcctcgtgtgtgtgtgtgtgtgtgtgtgtctgtgtgcgctcAAGCAACTTGTGTCCTGACTATCGTCATTGCATCGCATTGAGTTAATTATGGCGTCTCCAAAATGGTTGCAAAATGCCTGCACTTTATCTTCAGCCTGGAAGGATAAACTTCCAGTCTAATTTGAGTCAAGTTAGGTAACGGAATGACGTTGCCATAGCAACACAACAGCATGAAAACATGACGACATTAAACACTTCGCAGGCGCTCTCCAACGTTATGAAATCGGTTTCCTTGTTAATTCGGGATGTATTTTTACACAGTGCCTTCCAAATATAGTAACTTTAAGAGtcacttcacccccccccctacccccacacaCTCACTTTTGTGTTACATTAGTGattattaatttaaaattacatttaaaatacaattaattTCCTAATTTATAGggaatcaaattttaaaagatgCATAACCTGCGACCCACAAAATTTAGCTTCAAAGCAGAAGTGTATGATGGTAGAGGGCATAACATCACCGCGTGGGGTGATGATGCCAGTAGCGATTGTCTTCCTGTAATATTTATTGATTCCCAGGGTTGAACAAGTGAGTCACAAAGCTTCTGACTCCCTGCCAACATCTAATTGGTGGGCTCATGCAGCGCAAGGAGCTGGAGGCGGAAAAACGACTTCCTGCGGCGTTGATGAGACGCGGTGCCGTGCGTACGTGTGACTTCATCTCCCAGGAGGAAGTGAGTAAGAGGAAGTGAGTTTGTATCCCAAAATACACAATTGGGCTCATCAGAGCTGTCGTTGACATCCGTACGACATTGCGTGATTCACTGTGGAGCACCACACTGCTATCAACACAATCCCAGTCATTGGAATTGGAAGTTGAAGTCACATACAAAACTGATATTTGAGTTTACGCTAATTCAACCCTCACCCTACCATAACTTCCAAGAATGGTATCTCATAAATTGTAGTACCATATACTACTCATTTCAATATTctcatttcttggacgtagtatttgaaatgttctgtaaagcactttgttacagctgcagcgcttACAAAGAGTATATAaatgaagctgtattgtattgtgttgtattgtagtcCCCTTTGCGTGGATCTATCAAGTGCAGACCCGGGCATTTTTTACGGCCCGCGGCCCGGCTCTTATTGGGCCGTAGAGGGTTGCTtggttttaataaaataaaagctaaagTACATTCAAAATATTTGATGATGCGTGTTGGGCCGTGGCCCGGCTCTTACTGGCCTGTGAAAAGCTGGTtggaattaaaataataataactattttcaacattttgcatCGTGCGTGGACTAAAACAGTAgaacttttactttgaaacgTGCGGGTGCGGGCGTCGTTTACGTACAGGTACTCTGGATTAATCCGCGTGATTAGCAACAAGTCACGGTAATGGTAACCCTTCAAAATGTTCGCccacgccccctcccccacccccataaaACCTGTAAGTGGACGCTGAATGCCGTGGTTTCAAGAAAATACCGACTGTTAATATTTATTGACCGAAGTCAGGCGTAAACCCGTGTGTTAAGGTTGTGGTGAgccgggcgccatcttgaaagaGTATAACGTGAGTCGGCGTGACGAGACAAATCATTCGAATTTTTTTTTCGACATTTGGCTGAGGCTGAGTGAGCGCAGATAATCGAAGATTTGCTCGCGAAACTCGATAATCAATAACAAGCTACACCGAGCCCGGGAAGCAGCAACCAAGACCAGCTTTGTGACAGCCAACAACATCGCGAAGAACACGAAGCCATTTTCCGGAGGGGGAATTCGTTCAAGATTGCTTGTAAGACtctgcagaaaaaaagaagttgacCAAATCCAGGTACAGACCCTCTCTTACTGATGTTCATCTGTCATGTGTGCTTCACATCTCCACCTCAAATATTCAACCTGCTTGGATGCACTTTCGAAGCTCAACAGAGGCGAGATTTAGCTCACTGaaaactgagatttttttttaaactgcatttTTGGCAGTTGGGATAAAAAAATGTTACGTTATTATTGACATACAAAAACATTATGGTATCTTCATAGAAAAGAATAAATCAGAAAGCGTTGTCGTGTTCATGTTCCTGAAAAAGAGTTACAAATATTGCACAATTTCAATTGACTTGCATAATTTCACTGAATAAGTTTTTGGAAAAACAATCGCTTTCTCATGATCTAACAATCATACTCATCAGCTTCTGTAAACAATGTCACTGACTTATTTCAATGCAGAAATAAAAACGATAACCAGAGTAGATTTCAAACTTTTGTCCCGGCCCCCCACAACATTTTCTGCTTTGCATTTGGCTCCCCggggaaaaaataattgccaaCTCCTGATGACTTTTGTAGCTTCTCTACTATGCACCTTATCATGCGGtacgtccaaaaaaaaagaaaagttttaaaatagattGTTCATTAAAAGTGCGCATTACACCCTGAAGTGCTTACTAGTGTGGAAAATATCgtaaattttttgggggtactGCCAAACCTCTAAAGCTTAATCACATCCTTGGCAATAGATAAAACTGGAACACTCATTTGGGAACGGAGCATGCAGAGCTGCACTATAATTCCATTCTGAGCGTCACATGTTGTTCTTCAACTCGAGGGGGAGGTCAGTAGGACCGGAGTCAGCAGTTTTCCTTCCGGGAGAGCAACTTGGCTGGATTAGAAGGACGGGTGGTACTCCATAATGTCAAGGAAACTAGCCGGCGAGCCGCTCTTTGCATCCCCTTGTCGTGGCTTATTCACGGCGTGACTTTCAGGTGCTCTTCACACCTTCACTCTTCAAGTGAATTTTTGGACTCGCATTAAAGTCTTCCGAACTCATGTAGGACAAACACAACTCTGCAATGTCACTTTCTCTTGGATGTTTctcccccgggaggggggggggggggggggggatatgagTGCAAATTTGATATTGTCCTGctcattttgaaaacatctgACATGACTTCCTCCTGACGGAATGGCGCAAATGAAATATACGCGACATGTAAATGCACTCTGTTTTGCCGTtcgaaatgaaataaaactcgAAATTGAGGTGGAAATGGCTGCTATTTAATTAGCATCGGAAGCTATTTGGCATGTCGTCCAATGTGTCGACTTGGAGGTGGCGGCTGCGGGGCGTCTCTTTGTGTCCACATTCAGTCACTTGTGACAACCCCGGGAACGAAACTCAGCCAGGCGATGTGGAAACAGCTGCCCTGGGTTGTCGTGGAAACCTCGCAGTGATAAGATACCCTCAACCCCCGCACCCTTGTGCTGTCTTGGCGGTAAACTGTGTTTATCTTGCCATCCACCCTCATCCGTCAAGCCGCCGCTCTGAGGGGCCACGTCCCTCATTTACTGTGCATCTGATTAAATATTAATCTTCTTTGAAATCTCTGCCAGCCATCTCGCTCTCTCTTAATTTGTGTCGTGTCTCTTAGCCAAATTTAGGGCAGCACA carries:
- the and1 gene encoding actinodin1, which translates into the protein MAAHRRTGLSGVLVAATLAVVIVLLLLPADVSAGPVAGKATPDAGESIRARAEAAAAHRRLSRNRRNISWYKQHSDFWSWYKYFTDNGNQEAVQELDRIYLTYLQNKNRAEGRRSYKAYLRHLGEIYKSCADSDDPNCVASYTSRAKPEPPKPAPVKTCDPTKDAYCLYAALVARKSPYMPLVLPAQAPAPVKSPAPLFVRPAAAAKEPQSGYYYYAPSSVSFLSKEQKAELLRVCGAEDVECLQYHLRAAYGYPPTGGSSPAYAHLGCDPTVDPTCKPQKASSGLYQYPNCDPLRDPYCAYLASPMAPRVTNPPSGSGSCNPIFEDGCNPLTATKFVTPQEAYKTEPSEEAAAIRVPPPAADHYSDPYGMYRDANANANRVTDPYATYRQASAPAAPPADDQYAVLRRFMAQAQGSDPYAPRMESMPESNPNDPFSAMRDTASATMHRHSARQHYLFSPPTYEEPTREERHPLGPPGKTKEGYDCFIGYDRDCFPLQPAEPRSSAHRRIPHPAEAYEPHLKADGTRDGVLEPPNPHCDPEFDRDCRLRRREPEQPRHEDPKAQPEVPEQDPYEAEPYQSGQEEPHVSNVPTPPQGMPSLQDILRSYGDHFSEQEDYRKK